A genome region from Oryzias latipes chromosome 2, ASM223467v1 includes the following:
- the LOC105355239 gene encoding gastrula zinc finger protein XlCGF57.1-like, translated as MDIPTYEEDEKSEADLNNQQSLDVTDSQEEEGNQHEESTSTTDEETEATSTTDEETDTENRDKRKKKDRRHVQSVDRAHMSTSQFDIKSEEMSEKHVSEKTSRKNSPSKKRKKEMKMEKYVCLECGRSCTTSKGLKRHIKIHTGEKPFSCKECSKSFSRNYRLTRHMSTHSEEKPFSCEECHKSFRRSSRLKSHMLTHTREKRFSCTECKKSFRNSFHFKCHMLTHTGEKPFSCKKCNKTFSRKYHLTRHMSTHTDEKPFSCEECHKSFSHSVLLISHMSNHLKERRFSCTECNKSFRHIFDLKYHMLTHTGEKPFSCKLCSKSFRRKYHLLRHTSTHSGEKPFSCKECHESFSQSSLLKSHMSTHSEEQQLSCTECNESFRHILDFKCHMLIHTGQKPFSCKECSKTFSRNYHLKRHMSTHSGEKPFSCTECHKRFGHSSFLKCHMLIHTGEKRFSCTECNKRFKSISYLKCHMLTHTGEKPFSCKKCSKAFSRNSHLTRHMSTHTGE; from the coding sequence atggacattcctacttatgaggaagatgagaagagtgaagcagatctaaacaatcagcagagcttagatgtaactgatagtcaggaagaagaaggaaaccaacatgaagaatcaacatcaactacagatgaagagacagaagcaacatcaactacagatgaagagacagacacAGAGAACAGAgataagaggaagaaaaaagacagaagacatgtccaaagtgtggacagAGCTCATATGTCAACAAGTCAGTTTGACATTAAATCAGAggaaatgtcagaaaaacatgTCTCTGAGAAAACGTCCAGGAAAAATTCACCATCTAAGAAacgtaaaaaagaaatgaaaatggagAAATACGTTTGTCTTGAGTGTGGAAGAAGTTGCACAACTTCTAAGGGTTTGAAGCGTCACATAAAAAtccacacaggagagaagcctttttcatGTAAAGAATGCAGCAAAAGTTTCAGTCGTAATTATCGTCTCACTCGTCACATGTCAACTCATTCagaagaaaagcctttttcttgtgaggAATGCCATAAAAGTTTTAGGCGTAGTTCTCGTCTTAAATCTCACATGTTAACTCATACAAGAGAAAAACGATTTTCTTGTACAGAATGCAAGAAAAGTTTCCGAAATagttttcatttcaaatgtcACATGTtaactcatacaggagaaaaacctttttcctgtaaaaaatgcaacaaaacctTTAGCCGTAAGTATCATCTCACGCGTCACATGTCAACTCATACAgatgaaaagcctttttcttgtgaaGAATGCCATAAAAGTTTCAGTCATAGTGTTCTTCTCATAAGTCACATGTCAAATCATTTGAAAGAAAGACGATTTTCTTGTACAGAGTGCAATAAAAGTTTTAGACATATTTTTGATCtaaaatatcacatgttaactcacacaggagagaagcctttttcctgTAAATTATGCAGCAAAAGCTTTCGTCGTAAGTATCATCTCCTTCGTCACACGTCTACTCATTCAGGAGAAAAGCCCTTTTCCTGTAAAGAATGCCATGAAAGTTTCAGTCAGAGTTCTCTTCTCAAAAGTCACATGTCAACTCATTCGGAAGAACAACAATTATCTTGTACAGAATGCAATGAAAGTTTCAGACATATTTTGGATTTCAAATGTCACATGTTAATTCACACAGGACAGAAGCCTTTTTCCTGTAAAGAATGCAGCAAAACCTTCAGTCGTAATTATCATCTCAAGCGTCACATGTCAACTCATTCAGGAGAAAAGCCCttttcctgtacagaatgccATAAACGTTTTGGGCATAGTTCTTTTCTCAAATGCCACATGTTAATTCATACAGGAGAAAAACGAttttcctgtacagaatgcaatAAAAGATTCAAGAGTATTTCTTATCTCAAATGTCACATGTtaactcatacaggagaaaagcccttttcctgtaaaaaatgcagcaaagctTTCAGTCGTAACTCTCATCTCACGCGTCACATGTCAACTCATACAGGAgaatag